One Cinclus cinclus chromosome 24, bCinCin1.1, whole genome shotgun sequence genomic window carries:
- the LOC134053208 gene encoding olfactory receptor 10C1-like, whose translation MILGNLSGLSEFRLLGFSGTSPLHPLLFLVLLSLHILTLMANTVIALITNSDNRLHTPMYFFLTQLSCWDICYLSVIIPSILENLMVGTVSISKTRCAMQMFSFLFFGVAEGFLLAAMSLDGYFAVCSPLHYTIIMSSRVCRSLVVGAYICGTAVGLVHTLITFSSPLCGCAIDHFFCEIQPLLDVLCGNTLPSEIQVIVVAVFAILSPFSLVIYSCIPIVSRVLHMASAESQEKAFSTCSSQLLVVTVFYGTAGSMYLRPKYSYCASVDKFLSLSYSLVTPLLNPIIYSLRNKEVKGALKKKW comes from the coding sequence atgatccttgggaacctcagtggattgagtgaattcagactcctgggtttttctggaacctctcctttacaccctttgctctttctagttttattatctcttcatATTCTCACCTTGATGGCGAACACAGTGATAGCTTTGATAACAAACAGTGATAATCGCCTTCACACCccgatgtatttcttcctcactcagctgtcctgttgggatatctgctatttgtcagtcattatcccaagtattctcgagaacctgatggtgggaacagtgagtatttccaagacaagatgtgcaatgcagatgttttccttccttttctttggagttgCTGAGGGTTTTCTCTTGGCCGCCATGTCCCTTGatggttattttgcagtttgctcccCCTTGCATTACACAATTatcatgagcagcagggtctgcagaagcctggttgttggagcttacatctgtggaactgctgtgggcttagttcacaccctcatcaccttcagctcacccttgtgtggttgtgccattgaccacttcttctgtgagattcagcctctcctggacgtgctctgtggcaacactctcccaagtgaaatccaggtcattgtggtggctgtctttgctattctgagtcctttctcactggtcatttattcctgtattcctATCGTTTCCAGAGTTCTTCACATggcatcagctgagagccaggagaaggccttttccacttgctcctcacagctcctggttgtgactgttttttatggcactgcaggctccatgtacctgcggccaaaatacagctactgtgcatctgtggataaattcctctccctttcttattctctggttactcctttattgaatcccatcatttacagtttgaggaataaggaggtgaaaggagccctgaagaaaaaatgg
- the LOC134053287 gene encoding olfactory receptor 10C1-like, whose translation MILGNLSGLSEFRLLGFSGTSPLHPLLFVVLLSLHILTLMANTVIALITNSDNRLHTPMYFFLTQLSCWDIWYLSVIIPSILENLMVGTVSISKTRCAMQMFSFLFFGVAECFLLAAMSLDGYFAVCSPLHYTMIMSSRVCRSLVVGAYICGTAVGLVHTLITFSSPLCGCAIDHFFCEIQPLLGVLCGNTLPSEIQVIVVAVFAILSPFSLVIYSYIGVVSTVLHMASAESQEKAFSTCSSQLLVVTVFYGTAGSMYLRTKYSYCASVDKFLSLSYSLVTPLLNPIICSLRNKEVKGALKK comes from the coding sequence atgatccttgggaacctcagtggattgagtgaattcagactcctgggtttttctggaacctctcctttacaccctttgctctttgtagttttattatctcttcatATTCTCACCTTGATGGCGAACACAGTGATAGCTTTGATAACAAACAGTGATAATCGCCTTCACACCccgatgtatttcttcctcactcagctgtcctgttgggATATCTGGTATTTGTCAGTCATTATCCCAAGTATTctcgagaacctgatggtgggaacagtgagtatttccaagacaagatgtgcaatgcagatgttttccttccttttctttggagttgctgagtgttttctcttggccgccatgtcccttgatggttattttgcagtttgctcccCCTTGCATTACACAATGatcatgagcagcagggtctgcagaagcctggttgttggagcttacatctgtggaactgctgtgggcttagttcacaccctcatcaccttcagctcacccttgtgtggttgtgccattgaccacttcttctgtgagattcagcctctcctgggcgtgctctgtggcaacactctcccaagtgaaatccaggtcattgtggtggctgtctttgctattctgagtcctttctcaCTGGTCATTTATTCCTATATTGGTGTCGTTTCCACAGTTCTTCACATggcatcagctgagagccaggagaaggcgttttccacttgctcctcacagctcctggttgtgactgttttttatggcactgcaggctccatgtacctgcggacaaaatacagctactgtgcatctgtggataaattcctctccctttcttattctctggtgactcctttattgaatcccatcatttgcagtttgaggaataaggaggtgaaaggagccctgaagaaa
- the LOC134053462 gene encoding olfactory receptor 10C1-like, whose product MILGNLSGLSEFRLLGFSGTSPLHPLLFLVLLSLHILTLMANTVIALITNSDNRLHTPMYFFLTRLSCWDICYLSVIIPSILENLMVGTVRISKTRCAMQMFSFLYFGVAECFLLAAMSLDGYFAVCCPLHFTIIMSSRVCRSLVVGAYICGTAEGLVHTLITFSSPLCGCAIDHFFCEIQPLLDVLCGNTLPSEIQVIVVAVFAILSPFSLVIYSYIRVVSTILHMASAESQEKAFSTCSSQLLVVTVFYGTAGSMYLRPKYSYCASVDKFLSLSYSLVTPLLNPIIYSLRNKEVKGALKKKWSKPKLVWK is encoded by the coding sequence atgatccttgggaacctcagtggattgagtgaattcagactcctgggtttttctggaacctctcctttacaccctttgctctttctagttttattatctcttcatATTCTCACCTTGATGGCGAACACAGTGATAGCTTTGATAACAAACAGTGATAATCGCCTTCACACCccgatgtatttcttcctcactcggctgtcctgttgggatatctgctatttgtctgtcattatcccaagtattctcgagaacctgatggtgggaacagtgcgtatttccaagacaagatgtgcaatgcaaatgttttccttcctttactttggagttgctgagtgttttctcttggccgccatgtcccttgatggttattttgcagtttgctgccCCTTGCATTTCACAATTatcatgagcagcagggtctgcagaagcctggttgttggagcttacatctgtggaactgctgagggcttagttcacaccctcatcaccttcagctcacccttgtgtggttgtgccattgaccacttcttctgtgagattcagcctctcctggacgtgctctgtggcaacactctcccaagtgaaatccaggtcattgtggtggctgtctttgctattctgagtcctttctcaCTGGTCATTTATTCCTATATTCGTGTCGTTTCCACAATTCTTCACATggcatcagctgagagccaggagaaggccttttccacttgctcctcacagctcctggttgtgactgttttttatggcactgcaggctccatgtacctgcggccaaaatacagctactgtgcatctgtggataaattcctctccctttcttattctctggtgactcctttattgaatcccatcatttacagtttgaggaataaggaggtgaaaggagcccTGAAGAAGAAATGGAGCAAACCTAAGttagtgtggaaatga